From a single Ciconia boyciana chromosome 6, ASM3463844v1, whole genome shotgun sequence genomic region:
- the BBOX1 gene encoding gamma-butyrobetaine dioxygenase — MWRAVANVLLRAKVLGGRECCLPPAQKGRSLLAGTTWHCWRGTALGVRTARLLSMNLGIQKVEALDAGHFIRVEWEDGSESRYPCVWLRDNCQCPRCFLRSARARKLVFKDLDVNIVVKEVALADRKKISITWPDEHASEYEAEWLKKRCFSEEARAEMQEDLFLPERQYWGSDLQLPKIPFEDIMYNDESAYKWLCTLKKVGIVLLTGAATRQGELVKLGHRIGFLRLTFYGPTWQVQDKADANNVAYTTGKLCFHTDYPVLQHPPGVQFLHCIKQTAAGGESEVVDGFHVSSKLKKQNLEAYQILSSTAVDYTDVGVDYCDFAVQCKQRIIDVDSRGQAVRINYNNATRDTVFDIPAEKVRPFYAALKEFDDLLNSAEHKFTYKLKPGDIVTFDNWRVLHGRQSYQSGSEVTRHLEGAYADWDVVMSRLRLLRKRVLNRD; from the exons ATGTGGAGGGCGGTGGCTAACGTCCTGCTGAGGGCCAAAGTCCTTGGAGGCAGGGAGTGCTGCCTGCCGCCAGCGCAGAAAGGCAGGAGCCTGCTTGCTGGGACCACTTGGCATTGCTGGCGGGGCACTGCGCTGGGGGTCCGCACCGCCCGGCTGCTCAGCATGAACCTGGGGATACAGAAGGTGGAAGCTTTGGACGCGGGTCATTTTATCCGTGTGGAGTGGGAGGATGGGAGCGAGAGCCGCTACCCCTGTGTCTGGCTGAGGGACAACTGCCAGTGTCCCCGCTGCTTCCTGCGCTCGGCCAGGGCACGCAAGCTGGTCTTCAAGGACCTGGATGTGAACATCGTGGTGAAGGAAGTCGCTCTGGCAGatagaaaaaag ATCTCTATTACATGGCCCGATGAACATGCAAGTGAATATGAAGCTGAATGGTTGAAAAAACGATGCTTCTCTGAAGAAGCCAGAGCAGAAATGcaagaagatttatttttaccag aaCGCCAGTACTGGGGCTCAGACCTACAACTTCCCAAAATACCTTTTGAAGACATCATGTACAACGATGAAAGCGCCTATAAGTGGCTGTGCACCCTAAAGAAAGTAGGAATTGTGCTACTAACAGGAGCTGCTACTAGGCAGGGAGAGTTGGTTAAACTTGGCCACAGGATTGGGTTCCTGCGTCTCACTTTTTATGG ACCAACTTGGCAAGTGCAAGACAAAGCAGATGCTAACAATGTGGCTTATACAACTGGGAAACTATGTTTTCACACCGATTATCCTGTTCTGCAGCATCCACCTGGG GTTCAGTTTCTCCACTGCATAAAGCAAACGGCTGCAGGAGGTGAAAGTGAGGTTGTAGATGGATTTCACGTATCCAGcaagctgaagaaacaaaatcttgaAGCATATCAGATCCTGTCCTCTACTGCTGTAGACTATACAGATGTTGGGGTGGACTACTGTGATTTTGCTGTGCAATGTAAACAAAGGATTATAGA CGTGGATTCCAGAGGCCAAGCAGTTCGCATCAATTATAATAACGCAACAAGAGACACAGTGTTTGACATACCAGCTGAAAAAGTGAGGCCATTTTATGCAGCTCTAAAGGAATTTGATGATTTATTAAACAGCGCAGAACACAAGTTTACTTACAAGCTGAAACCAG GAGACATAGTGACATTTGATAACTGGCGCGTGCTTCATGGTCGCCAAAGCTACCAGTCGGGATCAGAAGTGACTCGTCACCTTGAAGGTGCCTATGCAGACTGGGATGTGGTCATGTCAAGGCTCCGGCTCCTCAGGAAGAGGGTCCTGAATAGGGACTGA